One Cellulomonas sp. NS3 genomic region harbors:
- a CDS encoding TIGR03085 family metal-binding protein produces the protein MTWHTLERRELAQALTDAGPDAPTLCEGWQARHLAAHVVLRESSLVVPAGLAVPPLAGRAERAIEDLAQAGLSEGGFRDLVARVAAEPPAWHPMTWAGDAANLVEFFVHTEDVRRGSGTVTDRELEPEREHALWSQLLRAARLTYRKVAAGVVLVRPDGVRRVVKRPARGFGTVVVRGSVADLLLHGFGRGTATQVTVEGAAQDVDAVREALPFR, from the coding sequence ATGACGTGGCACACCCTCGAACGACGCGAGCTCGCGCAGGCCCTGACCGACGCGGGTCCCGACGCCCCGACGCTGTGCGAGGGGTGGCAGGCGCGCCACCTGGCCGCGCACGTGGTGCTGCGCGAGAGCTCGCTCGTCGTGCCCGCCGGGCTCGCCGTGCCGCCGCTCGCCGGCCGCGCCGAGCGGGCCATCGAGGACCTGGCGCAGGCCGGGCTGAGCGAGGGCGGGTTCCGTGACCTCGTCGCGCGCGTCGCCGCCGAGCCGCCCGCCTGGCACCCGATGACGTGGGCGGGCGACGCGGCCAACCTCGTCGAGTTCTTCGTGCACACCGAGGACGTGCGGCGCGGGTCCGGGACCGTGACGGACCGCGAGCTCGAGCCCGAGCGCGAGCACGCCCTGTGGTCGCAGCTGCTGCGCGCGGCCCGGCTGACCTACCGCAAGGTCGCCGCCGGCGTCGTGCTCGTGCGTCCCGACGGCGTGCGGCGGGTCGTCAAGCGGCCGGCGCGCGGGTTCGGGACGGTCGTCGTGCGCGGGTCGGTCGCGGACCTGCTGCTGCACGGCTTCGGCCGGGGCACCGCCACGCAGGTCACGGTCGAGGGGGCCGCGCAGGACGTCGACGCCGTGCGCGAGGCGCTGCCGTTCCGCTGA
- the hisI gene encoding phosphoribosyl-AMP cyclohydrolase encodes MVASSAPSVGAPVPPSALDPQVAARLSRDGAGLVAAVVQQHDTGDVLMVGWMDDEALARTLTSGRVTFWSRSRQEYWRKGDTSGHAQYVKSVSLDCDGDALLVQVDQVGAACHTGTRTCFEAGGPLPAVVGVRPDTTPSTGGAR; translated from the coding sequence GTGGTCGCCTCGTCCGCGCCGTCCGTCGGCGCCCCCGTCCCCCCGTCCGCGCTGGACCCGCAGGTCGCCGCGCGCCTGAGCCGTGACGGCGCGGGTCTCGTCGCGGCGGTCGTGCAGCAGCACGACACCGGCGACGTCCTCATGGTCGGGTGGATGGACGACGAGGCGCTCGCCCGCACGCTGACGTCGGGCCGCGTGACGTTCTGGAGCCGGTCGCGCCAGGAGTACTGGCGCAAGGGCGACACGTCCGGCCACGCGCAGTACGTGAAGTCCGTCAGCCTCGACTGCGACGGCGACGCCCTGCTCGTGCAGGTCGACCAGGTCGGCGCGGCCTGCCACACCGGGACCCGCACGTGCTTCGAGGCGGGCGGCCCGCTGCCCGCCGTCGTCGGCGTGCGCCCCGACACCACCCCGAGCACCGGAGGAGCGCGATGA
- a CDS encoding ABC transporter ATP-binding protein: MSPRGRAPEPGPQASARGISATELGVLATLRRGVQVSPQLLDGLALTVVLAVLAALGRVLVPVTVQQTMDTGILASGGPDVRRVVMLVVVAATGLLLGAACSALVNVRLFRASERGLVALRVRAFRHVHDLSALTLDAERRGSLVSRVTSDVDTISMFVQWGGIMLLVSLLQISVATVLMAVYSWQLTILVWLSFLPLVLVLRPLQKRVNAAYTLVRARVGAMLGAVSEAVVGAETVRAYGVQERTGRRIDASVRATRQAMVRAQNVVAVVFSSGVLVANLVLAVVVVAGTYLGVAGDLTVGRLLAFLFLVQLFTGPVQMATEILNELQNAVAGWRRVLAVIETPVLVPDPGEDGVDSPRGPATVELRGVGFAYPEGPPVLHGIDLTIPARTSVAVVGATGSGKTTVAKLVARLMDPTTGQVLLDGVDLRRIRSASLRERVVMVPQEGFLFDATLGENLAYGWRGGSGPDGVDEVHLLTALDDLGLRDWLAELPQGLATPVGQRGESLSAGERQLVALARAYLAGADLLVLDEATSAVDPATEVRIARALDSLTHGRSTITIAHRLSTAEASDLVVVVDAGRVVETGSHAELLALGGVYAGMHGSWVAQTR, encoded by the coding sequence ATGAGCCCGCGGGGGCGTGCGCCCGAGCCGGGCCCGCAGGCGTCGGCGCGCGGCATCTCCGCGACCGAGCTCGGCGTCCTCGCGACCCTGCGCCGCGGTGTCCAGGTCTCGCCGCAGCTGCTCGACGGCCTCGCGCTGACCGTCGTCCTCGCGGTCCTCGCCGCACTGGGCCGCGTGCTCGTGCCCGTGACCGTCCAGCAGACGATGGACACCGGGATCCTCGCCTCCGGCGGCCCCGACGTCCGGCGCGTCGTGATGCTCGTGGTCGTCGCCGCGACCGGCCTGCTGCTCGGCGCCGCGTGCTCGGCGCTGGTCAACGTGCGGCTCTTCCGCGCGAGCGAGCGGGGCCTCGTCGCGCTGCGCGTGCGTGCGTTCCGGCACGTGCACGACCTGTCGGCGCTCACGCTCGACGCCGAGCGGCGCGGTTCGCTCGTCTCGCGCGTGACGTCCGACGTCGACACCATCTCGATGTTCGTGCAGTGGGGCGGCATCATGCTGCTCGTCTCGCTGCTGCAGATCTCGGTCGCGACGGTCCTCATGGCCGTCTACTCGTGGCAGCTCACGATCCTCGTGTGGCTGTCGTTCCTGCCGCTCGTGCTCGTCCTGCGCCCGCTGCAGAAGCGGGTCAACGCCGCGTACACGCTCGTGCGCGCGCGGGTCGGCGCGATGCTGGGTGCCGTGTCGGAGGCCGTCGTGGGCGCCGAGACCGTGCGGGCCTACGGGGTCCAGGAGCGCACCGGCCGGCGGATCGACGCGTCGGTCCGCGCCACGCGTCAGGCGATGGTGCGCGCGCAGAACGTCGTCGCCGTCGTGTTCTCGAGCGGGGTGCTCGTCGCCAACCTCGTGCTCGCGGTCGTCGTGGTGGCCGGCACGTACCTCGGCGTCGCGGGCGACCTGACGGTCGGGCGGCTGCTCGCGTTCCTCTTCCTGGTCCAGCTCTTCACCGGCCCGGTCCAGATGGCGACGGAGATCCTCAACGAGCTGCAGAACGCCGTCGCCGGCTGGCGGCGGGTGCTCGCCGTGATCGAGACGCCGGTCCTCGTCCCCGACCCGGGCGAGGACGGCGTCGACTCCCCGCGCGGGCCGGCGACCGTCGAGCTGCGGGGCGTCGGCTTCGCCTACCCGGAGGGTCCGCCGGTGCTGCACGGCATCGACCTGACGATCCCCGCGCGCACCTCGGTCGCGGTCGTCGGTGCGACCGGCTCGGGCAAGACCACGGTCGCGAAGCTCGTCGCCCGCCTCATGGACCCGACGACCGGGCAGGTGCTGCTCGACGGCGTGGACCTGCGCCGGATCCGGTCCGCGAGCCTGCGCGAGCGCGTCGTGATGGTGCCGCAGGAGGGCTTCCTGTTCGACGCGACGCTCGGGGAGAACCTCGCGTACGGCTGGCGCGGCGGCTCCGGGCCCGACGGCGTCGACGAGGTGCACCTGCTCACGGCGCTCGACGACCTCGGGCTGCGCGACTGGCTCGCGGAGCTCCCGCAGGGGCTGGCGACGCCGGTCGGCCAGCGCGGGGAGTCCCTCTCGGCGGGGGAGCGCCAGCTCGTCGCGCTCGCCCGCGCCTATCTCGCGGGCGCCGACCTGCTCGTGCTCGACGAGGCCACGTCGGCGGTCGACCCCGCGACCGAGGTCCGCATCGCGCGCGCGCTCGACTCGCTCACGCACGGGCGCAGCACCATCACGATCGCGCACCGGCTCTCGACCGCCGAGGCCTCCGACCTCGTCGTCGTGGTCGACGCGGGGCGCGTCGTGGAGACCGGGTCGCACGCCGAGCTGCTCGCGCTCGGGGGCGTCTACGCGGGCATGCACGGCTCCTGGGTGGCCCAGACGCGCTGA
- a CDS encoding ABC transporter ATP-binding protein, producing the protein MRVTRQYLRLPMSWHRRHPTGQLLANASSDVEASTSVFNPLPFALGVVVMILVAAVGLLRTDVWLALAALVVIPLAVVANVVFQRRMSPAITRAQQLRSEVSDIAHESFEAGVLVKSLGTEDREVVRFAERAGQLRDANIRVGVVRALFDPVIDVLPGIGTLLVLLVGAVRVADGAVGTGDVVAAAYLLTMLGVPVRAFGWVLGELPRSLVGFDRVARVLDSSAVPVDGRTELPRGAAGAHARMRGVGVRVGSGETAADLLVDVDLDVAPGRTVAVVGSTGAGKTTLVSLFSRLSDPTTGTVLLDGQDLRDVRPADIAAQVALVAQSTFVFEDSVRANVTLCDDDDPQAPTDAQVWAALAAAHVDDVVRALPGGLDARLGERGSNLSGGQRQRIALARALVRSPRLLVLDDATSAVDPGIEQAILTGLRPREGGAPGSVSVLMVAYRMSSVLLADEVVHLENGRVVDQGTHGELLARDPGYRALATAYEQESLRRARAAADALDDEADAGVAR; encoded by the coding sequence GTGCGGGTCACGCGTCAGTACCTGCGCCTGCCGATGTCGTGGCACCGCCGCCACCCCACCGGCCAGCTCCTCGCGAACGCGAGCTCGGACGTCGAGGCCTCGACGTCGGTGTTCAACCCGCTGCCGTTCGCGCTCGGGGTCGTCGTGATGATCCTGGTCGCGGCCGTCGGGCTGCTGCGCACCGACGTGTGGCTCGCGCTCGCGGCGCTCGTCGTCATCCCGCTCGCGGTCGTCGCGAACGTCGTGTTCCAGCGCCGGATGTCGCCGGCGATCACGCGCGCGCAGCAGCTGCGCTCCGAGGTCTCCGACATCGCGCACGAGAGCTTCGAGGCGGGCGTGCTGGTCAAGTCGCTCGGGACCGAGGACCGCGAGGTCGTGCGGTTCGCCGAGCGCGCGGGGCAGCTGCGGGACGCGAACATCCGGGTCGGTGTGGTCCGGGCGCTGTTCGACCCGGTGATCGACGTGCTGCCCGGCATCGGGACGCTGCTCGTGCTGCTCGTCGGCGCGGTGCGCGTGGCCGACGGCGCGGTCGGCACGGGTGACGTCGTGGCCGCCGCGTACCTGCTCACGATGCTCGGGGTGCCGGTCCGCGCGTTCGGGTGGGTGCTCGGTGAGCTGCCGCGCTCGCTCGTCGGCTTCGACCGCGTCGCGCGCGTGCTCGACTCCTCGGCCGTGCCCGTCGACGGACGCACGGAGCTGCCCCGCGGGGCGGCGGGCGCCCACGCCCGGATGCGGGGCGTCGGGGTCCGGGTCGGCTCGGGCGAGACCGCGGCCGACCTGCTCGTGGACGTCGACCTCGACGTCGCGCCCGGTCGGACGGTCGCGGTCGTCGGCTCGACGGGTGCGGGCAAGACGACGCTCGTGTCGCTGTTCAGCCGGCTGTCCGACCCGACGACGGGGACCGTGCTGCTCGACGGGCAGGACCTGCGCGACGTGCGGCCCGCCGACATCGCGGCGCAGGTGGCCCTCGTCGCGCAGTCGACCTTCGTCTTCGAGGACTCGGTGCGCGCCAACGTCACCCTGTGCGACGACGACGACCCCCAGGCGCCGACGGACGCGCAGGTCTGGGCGGCGCTCGCCGCCGCGCACGTCGACGACGTGGTGCGCGCGCTGCCCGGCGGGCTCGACGCCCGGCTCGGGGAGCGCGGGTCCAACCTCTCGGGCGGCCAGCGCCAGCGGATCGCCCTCGCGCGTGCCCTCGTGCGGTCCCCGCGCCTGCTCGTGCTCGACGACGCGACGTCCGCGGTCGACCCCGGCATCGAGCAGGCGATCCTCACGGGCCTGCGCCCGCGGGAGGGCGGCGCGCCGGGGTCTGTGAGCGTGCTCATGGTGGCGTACCGCATGTCGTCGGTGCTGCTCGCCGACGAGGTGGTGCACCTCGAGAACGGCCGCGTCGTCGACCAGGGGACGCACGGGGAGCTGCTCGCGCGCGACCCCGGCTACCGGGCCCTGGCGACGGCGTACGAGCAGGAGTCGCTGCGCCGTGCGCGCGCGGCGGCCGACGCGCTCGACGACGAGGCCGACGCGGGGGTGGCCCGATGA
- the hisF gene encoding imidazole glycerol phosphate synthase subunit HisF: protein MTLALRVIPCLDVDAGRVVKGVNFENLRDAGDPVELAHRYDTEGADELTFLDVSASSGNRETTYDVVRRTAGEVFVPLTVGGGVRSTDDVDRLLRAGADKVGVNTAAIARPQLIAEIAERFGSQVLVLSVDARRVTGGTRTDSGYEVTTHGGRRGTGIDAVAWAAQAAELGAGEILLNSMDADGTTAGFDLEMLGDVRREVRVPLVASGGAGMPEHFVEAARAGADAVLAASVFHFGTLTVGQVKQALRDAGVTVR from the coding sequence GTGACGCTCGCGCTGCGCGTGATCCCGTGCCTCGACGTCGACGCGGGCCGCGTCGTCAAGGGGGTCAACTTCGAGAACCTGCGCGACGCCGGCGACCCGGTCGAGCTCGCGCACCGGTACGACACCGAGGGCGCCGACGAGCTGACGTTCCTCGACGTGTCGGCGTCGTCGGGCAACCGCGAGACCACGTACGACGTCGTGCGCCGGACCGCGGGGGAGGTCTTCGTGCCCCTGACGGTAGGCGGGGGCGTCCGGTCGACCGACGACGTCGACCGCCTGCTGCGCGCGGGCGCGGACAAGGTGGGGGTCAACACCGCCGCGATCGCCCGGCCGCAGCTCATCGCCGAGATCGCCGAGCGGTTCGGCAGCCAGGTCCTCGTGCTGTCGGTCGACGCCCGCCGGGTCACGGGCGGCACGCGCACCGACTCGGGGTACGAGGTGACGACGCACGGCGGCCGGCGGGGGACCGGGATCGACGCCGTCGCGTGGGCCGCGCAGGCGGCGGAGCTCGGCGCGGGGGAGATCCTGCTGAACTCCATGGACGCCGACGGGACGACCGCCGGCTTCGACCTCGAGATGCTCGGGGACGTCCGCCGGGAGGTCCGGGTCCCGCTCGTGGCGAGCGGCGGCGCGGGGATGCCGGAGCACTTCGTCGAGGCGGCCCGGGCGGGCGCGGACGCGGTGCTGGCCGCGAGCGTCTTCCACTTCGGGACCCTCACGGTCGGCCAGGTCAAGCAGGCGCTGCGCGACGCGGGCGTGACCGTCCGCTGA